From Rana temporaria chromosome 7, aRanTem1.1, whole genome shotgun sequence, the proteins below share one genomic window:
- the LOC120944902 gene encoding histone-lysine N-methyltransferase SETMAR, translating to MIVFYQQVAAERRKRRMEEEDDVCGGQEALPVCGGPRGELGPFQYTPELIAGPGADVDPSEVTIQGCECRGRSCVEGRCPCLPRGQNYVNGRVTLARDTPILECNVLCSCAETCANRETQRSLQFRLEVRQIPGKGWGLRTKEAIPSGRFVCEYAGEVLGEEEACLRIKSQDPTTNNYIIAVREHLHDGRTLRTYVDPTRIGNIGRFLNHSCRPNLAMLPVRSHSMVPRLALFAARDIPAGEELCYDYSGRSFNAEPPSAGDEGPGPRKRCLCGTDVCAGDLPFDGSLYGDKSPKSANHPRKSPNL from the exons ATGATCGTTTTCTACCAGCAGGTGGCGGCAGAGCGCAGGAAGCGgcggatggaggaggaggatgacgtGTGCGGAGGGCAGGAGGCGCTCCCGGTGTGCGGGGGGCCCCGGGGGGAGCTGGGGCCCTTCCAg TACACCCCGGAGTTGATCGCGGGCCCCGGAGCGGATGTGGACCCGAGTGAGGTGACCATCCAGGGCTGTGAATGTCGGGGGCGGAGCTGTGTGGAGGGGCGTTGCCCGTGTCTCCCGCGGGGGCAGAACTATGTGAATGGGCGGGTCACTCTGGCCCGGGACACGCCCATCCTGGAATGTAACGTCCTGTGTAGCTGCGCAGAGACTTGTGCCAACCGGGAGACACAGCGCAGCCTGCAATTCCGGCTGGAGGTGCGCCAGATCCCTGGGAAGGGGTGGGGCCTACGCACAAAGGAGGCGATACCCAGCGGGCGCTTTGTCTGCGAATACGCGGGGGAGGTGCTCGGTGAGGAGGAGGCGTGTCTTAGGATAAAATCGCAGGACCCCACCACCAACAATTACATCATCGCCGTGCGGGAGCACCTCCACGACGGGCGGACGCTGCGGACGTACGTGGACCCGACGCGGATCGGAAACATCGGACGCTTCCTCAACCACTCCTGCCGGCCCAACCTGGCGATGCTGCCAGTGCGCAGTCACTCCATGGTGCCCCGCCTCGCCCTATTCGCCGCCCGCGATATTCCAGCCGGAGAGGAGCTGTGCTACGATTATTCCGGGAGATCGTTCAACGCGGAACCTCCGAGTGCGGGAGACGAGGGCCCGGGGCCCCGGAAGAGGTGCCTGTGCGGCACGGACGTCTGCGCCGGGGATTTACCCTTCGATGGTTCCTTGTATGGAGACAAATCACCGAAATCCGCAAATCATCCGAGAAAATCGccaaatctttaa